A stretch of DNA from Merismopedia glauca CCAP 1448/3:
AAGAGTATCGCAAGACTTTCGAGAAAGTAGAAAGTTTAATTAAATGGTCAACTGATTCAGAAAGCAAGCGATTATGTACTCAAAAGTTGTTCAACCGTTTGATGTTTGTTGCTTTTATCGAGAAAAAAGGTTGGCTAAAGTTTCAAAAAAGAACTGACTATTTATCTGCGTTATGGGAATCTTATCAAAATGAAGAGGGAGTAGCGGATAAAAACTTTTACCGAGATAGACTGTCTTATCTCTTCTTTTCAGGATTAAATAATCCTCAAGAGCATGATATAGCTGGTATCAATAATGGCGGTTTTCTCAAGCAATTAATCGGTACTGTTCCTTACCTAAATGGCGGTCTTTTTGAACAAGAAGAAAATGAGAAAACCTCTCAAATTATCGTTCCCGATGATTGTATAGATACTATTTTACATGACTTATTTCAACGCTTTGCTTTTACAGTTACTGAGAGTACGCCGCTTGATGTTGATGTAGCTGTAGATCCCGAAATGTTGGGTAAGGTGTTTGAAGAGTTGGTGACTGGGAGGCATGAGTCTGGAAGTTATTATACTCCGAAACCGATAGTTTCTTTTATGTGTAGAGAGTCGCTAAAAGGTTATTTAAAAACTCAAGTATCGGTTGAGTCAGATGAAGCTATAGCAAATTTTGTTGACGAACATAATCCAGATAAGCTGGTTAATCCAGAAGCAATATTAGAAGCTTTACGGAAAGTACGATGCTGTGATTTGGCTGCGGGAAGTGGAGCTTATTTATTAGGAATGCTTCACGAGTTATTGGATTTACGTCAGTGTTTATTTGCCAGCAAAGGTTTAGATTCAAATACTGTTTATCAACGTAAGCTAGATATTATCGAGAACAATATTTACGGGATTGATAAAGATGTATTTGCCGTTAACATTGCACGCTTAAGGCTATGGCTTTCTTTAGCGGTTGAGTATCAAGGAGAGAAACCAAAGCCATTACCAAACTTGAAATATAAAATTGAAGTAGGAGATAGCTTAATTGCGCCTAGTCCTGCGACTACAGGAATGATTAGGAGTGAACTAATCAGCCAATATAGTCAAAAGAAGGCTGAGTATATGCGAACCCATAAAGGGTGTGAGAAGCGGAAGTTAGAAGAGGAAATTAATGCTTTAAAAACTGAGATTAGGATAATAACTAATGGAAGTGCTAAAGCACCAGAAGGTTTTGATTGGGCGGTAGAGTTTGCTGAAGTTTTTGCTGAAGGCGGGTTTGATATTCAAGTGGCGAATCCACCTTATGTAAGACAGGAACTAATTAAAGATTTAAAGCCAGCATTGAAAAATGTTTATCCAACGACTTACAGCGGCAAATCCGATCTTTATTGTTTCTTTTACACTCGTGCTTTGCAACTTTTAAAATCTGGCGGAATGCTAGCATTTAT
This window harbors:
- a CDS encoding Eco57I restriction-modification methylase domain-containing protein — translated: MTEDVIDKIEGEPLLLASGGVERQFRVIYTRLKSENLSRVNERVVVNHLLAENPYALFVFSNQSQSRWHFLNVKYDSSPQKRRLFRRITVGEGEQLRTAIERISLLDLDSIKSNASPLEIQTRHDEAFDVEAVTEKFFKEYRKTFEKVESLIKWSTDSESKRLCTQKLFNRLMFVAFIEKKGWLKFQKRTDYLSALWESYQNEEGVADKNFYRDRLSYLFFSGLNNPQEHDIAGINNGGFLKQLIGTVPYLNGGLFEQEENEKTSQIIVPDDCIDTILHDLFQRFAFTVTESTPLDVDVAVDPEMLGKVFEELVTGRHESGSYYTPKPIVSFMCRESLKGYLKTQVSVESDEAIANFVDEHNPDKLVNPEAILEALRKVRCCDLAAGSGAYLLGMLHELLDLRQCLFASKGLDSNTVYQRKLDIIENNIYGIDKDVFAVNIARLRLWLSLAVEYQGEKPKPLPNLKYKIEVGDSLIAPSPATTGMIRSELISQYSQKKAEYMRTHKGCEKRKLEEEINALKTEIRIITNGSAKAPEGFDWAVEFAEVFAEGGFDIQVANPPYVRQELIKDLKPALKNVYPTTYSGKSDLYCFFYTRALQLLKSGGMLAFISPNKWFRAEYGEKLRKYIADSCHVYSITDFGDLPVFKSATAYHLTS